The segment tttttgtttttgttttttttttttttcattttttggattaGTACTGTAGTACAAATTTGATGACAATTACTCCTACACATTTTGCGTAATGTCCTAGTGCCCAGCTATATAAAGTCCCTACTTGTTTTACATTTTTGAAAagctataaacttatttttatatgtatggCTTTCTTTCTATCTATTCACAATCAAGGTTTCATTATGATGTATCACACATAAATGCTTTAGTAGAATCTGGAAACTGTATGACTAATACATCCActaattaatttagtattagcAGTGTAAATTAGCTGAAGAAGGTGTTCAAGCAAGTCATAtttctttagttttcttttatCATACATTCGAAATTGATAGGGTGACTTAGTCggttaaaaactgaaaatgaagatagtaaaatataatttggggaaaaaaaaaaagtaataagagCTCGGAGCAAGCAAAGTTTGTAATCgacatcaaaatcattgatATTAGAGCTGCTTTGACATCAACTGAAGGATCTTTACCCTTTCAAACTAACGACTATGCCTCTTTAAAATGAATAATGGGATCACTCTACAAATAACGTCattgttctttaaaaaactaAACATGCCAATTAATGAACGGGTGTCCAGTAAATCTAGTAATAGTAACTTAATCTATTTCATGCCTTCTCATGATGTGACTTCATTGGTTCCATTTCTTTTCATTGAATAGTTTgttgatttttcatattttagagCAAAACATTTACATTTATATgaggtaaaaagtaaaaatgtcACCAGATAGGATTATACATAACAACATTGTTTGtccatttttgatcttttggagCAATGTTGCCATTAATCTTTGCCCTTTTGTACATAGTAAAGACCTTCCACTATGACAAAATGTATGATGAAGATGCTGATAGAAATGTGAGCTTATTTTTTATCTGCTTTAAATGCAAACCTGCATGGCAATGCTTCTTCCTTAGTTAGATTCGTTTATAATCTAGTAATTTTCTACTTTGCTATAGATATCTCTCgagttgcaacttgcaactaTACGAACATTTTTCTCTTgtaaaaagtaattattatgtttttgggtGAAGATGTAATTTACCACGGGATAAGAGCACAAGATCCTTAGTTCAACTATCTCCCCTCtatctttaatttaaaatgttaaaaactcCACAAGTTGGGCCCTTCTTTTTAGAAATGGACTTGGGATTAAATTATGGCTAAATGATTAGATTTACAAATTTCAGAGAATTGGTAATTTACCAATGTTATCCAAATTTGGCTAGCCTTGTTGATTGACGTTCCAAGCCAACTCTCGGGCTCATGAGCCTTGTGATTACCTgttggtataattttttttttttgggaggggggggggggtggggtagAAAATACCATTTGAGCTACCTAGCTCATTGGCAATTTTGACCATCTATTAACATGTGGAGAATATCAACTAAGCATGAACAGTTTTTGCTGAAAGTAACTCTAAAGTCTCACTATTGAAACAAATTGGCTATATATTATCCAGACTGCTAAAATTTAACTCTCTAGTAATAGAGttacaagcccaaaaaatgtTCATAAAAGAGTTACAAGCAAAAGTAACCAGGACTCTAGCCTCATTAGTGACTCCTGTGCACAGCAAATGTACACCACTGGCGTTCTCCAACTTCCTTGCACTTGTGTTCTTCAATCAACGCAGCAAGCTGCCAAGgaaccttcttcttttccacaGGTCCTCCAATCTTCCACTAACCAAAACAAGCCTGGAAAATATGCTTCTCAAACAGTAAGCTTCCACTTTTTTGCATACGGCATTACTGGAATAGGCTGAAAAATTATCTGCCAGCCCATGATTTAGCTACATAGGCAAAACAACCCCATTTGCATCTGCTCTGCCAGTGCCCCTCTACTGTCAGTTACACTTGCCATCCCTCCATAACTGGACACACTCCCCTTGGAACTCTCCAGCAGTTACTCTAATCAACAAGTTGTGCATCATAGGCTTGTGCATACCTACAAAACAAAGCTTTACTGAGCATTATAACATGATAAGTACACTTTTTTGCACCCTCAAACATCACCGTGTTGAGGTTATACAGCCCAAGCAAGACTGTGCTTTAGGAATAAACGATCGAAGTTGTCTTCCTCATTGCATAAGACACTTGGCTTCACTCACTATGTTGTGTTGTATGAGGCTATAGCAGCTTATCAGTAACTCCACAGCTTGAGATAGGGATAGCTAAAATTTGAGCAGCCACTTTTTGTAGAGTACAGCTCTCTAATCAGGTCCTGTTTTCAAGCCAAAGTGTAAAGATAAAGTTTAAATAACTATTAATAGTAGTAGCTTATTTTGACTTCATTGAGGGATTACTAAAGTATGGTTTTtataacctagcaaaataatattttttttattattgaaaaagattGACACACACATACATGACTAAACTTAAATTCTGGAcaaaacacatcaaaataaaactGTAGGATCTTTCCACTACAAAATACAATACATCAGGCTAAAAAGACAAAACCAagatgaaaaatatgaaaactcataTTCTGGATGTAACGCATCAAAACAACGATAACAATTAGAGCAAGGCTTACCAATCAAAGCAGGAtgccttctttatttttcaaccttttcTGCACAGTTGCTTGCCTGATTGAATATGCACCTGATTGAATATGCACCAGAGAATTAGGTTAGTAATTTATGGCTAAGTTTGTTGTAGGCTCAGGTTTAACTTCCATTATCCTTTGATTCTAATTCTAGTTGAGTCACTTTGATAGGGTAGCCAAGCTAAGTTACCTATGGAGATCAAGTCTTCTGGTTTGTTTTATCCTGTGAAATGAGCATgaacagttttgccctgttcaTGATCTGATATGAGTAAGTACAAATTTCAGTCAATAATTTCATTCGCGGTTAAAGgtaaaaaagatagaaaacttCAAGAACGTCAAAAGGAAATAGCACAAAATTTATTTGGTAAAAGCTTAAACAATTAAAGAGCAGTACTACGTATAAAAAGAGTTTTAAACTATTAGTATCAAAAAGTAACGGGACACTTACATGTGGTCGTACCTGTctactaaattatatatgtaggaCAGCACAATAGAAAAAAGATATGTCACAGGGGACCTATTAAACTCCTAAATCTCTGAAGTAAAAGAGGAAGGAGAGGAAAGAACGCACGAAAGAAATATCTAAATAAGAAATCAAAGGAAGAAAGGTATGAcactttaaaaatgaaattcaaatattataaaGGTCTCATCAATTCTTCTTCACAAGCATTACATGGGAAGATGAAGTCTTTGGTGATTTCCCAACATTGAATAAAGGCATCAGATGGCTAAGGTCATTTAGTAATAGATCCAAACACACTTATTTTATGGTAAATCACAGATTTGACAAGACAGGTCTAACAATTGAGTATTATGCAatcattcacaacatttttttggtGACACATAAAAATTGGACTAAATGCAGTTCACCAAGAATATTACTGCTGCTAATGCAGACCTTTCTCTGTTGATCAATGAACTGATCAATTGTCAACAACATGACAATATTTGGATATATCGAGAACATGGTAATGACTTGGTCATTGATGAAATTTTGCATATCAAAATTAATTCCCCATTAAGTTAAGTTATGATCAAGCTCCTcatggttgaaaattttgaacaatCACTAACCATGATTTGATTCTAAAAATTGTTGCATTATGAGATTGCAATAACAATGTCCTCAAACATGCTAATACAAGTCATTTTAGTAACTTTAAGGTTGTTGTCctacttttaaataataaaaattcagagaaaagcaaaagcaaaaaataaaaagaaaataaaaagaaaagaatagaaaaatcaGTTATTCTCTTAATCAGAAAAAGAGCATCTGCTTTGGTTTCAGGTTAGCAAACAACCCTGAAGGTAAAGAGGCTTTCTTTGGCTTATACCGTCTATCCGCGCTTTCGACCTAAGCATAACAGGCATTCCTCGTAGGGTACCATGCCTCACAgcatttatttcttcttttcattctcAGAACAATCTCCAGAAAGAGACTGAACGCCAACCCCAAATAGGAAGCTTAATCCAATCAATCCTCATGCTCCACTTTCAACAAGGGAGGAAGCTAGACACAAACTCTAGGAAGACTAATTATTCTGATACGATCGTTTGTCAATAATGTCgatattttctatctttttcagtcaaaaaaaaaaataaaataatgttgatATTTGGATGTATCAAGAACTTGTTTAAATGATTTGTTCTTTACAGAAATTTTAAATATCCAAATTAATTCCTCATAAAAGTTATTATCAAGTTCCTCATTGCtgaagattttaaattttataactaCATTTGATTGTAAAGTTTGTACATTTTAGAATTGGAATCCTGATTGTCTTAGCAAATATAGCAAGTGGATTGGGGAAAATTTATATAACTGTTGTCATACTTtaaattaataagaattttcggcgcaaaacaaaaataaaaggaacaagAACTAGAACAGAAAACACATCTATTCTcttaaacagaaaaaaaaaagcattttcttTGGTTGAAGGTTAGTACACAACTTTAGATAACTTTCAACTAGTGAGGAAGCTTGATGCTACCCCTAGCTAGACTAATCATTTTGACTGCGATCTATGCATGACTTCacatatataaaatgtaatgagataaaaattaatttcgATTGTAATGTTTGCATTGGCATGCATATATTGTTTTTGCaccttgaaaaattttaaactaaaccAAACAAGTAGCACAATCACTAAACCAAGATGACCCTAATCATTGTTTATTTCATAAGACTGTTTTATATATGCATATCAAATTAGCTAGGACTAttgctttgtgttttttgaTTAAGGAAACAAACCAGAGGGGAGTTTGAATAAGTGCTAATAATCAACTAAGGTATAGCTAGCAAGAAACTATTTTGAAGTtaaaattaacccaaaagagTACAACTATATGCCAAAGGAAAGGGAAAGTGATGATGCATCAACCAACAAAACTCAAATTAAGAAGGATGATGACTTATGGGTGATAGAGAGAAAAATGTTGATCAACCTTCCAGGTCACTTCACAAAATTCCTTCCAATGAAAAAATCTCAGGTCACTAATCACTCACTTGATTCCTCAGAAGCAGCTATGAACATGCACattctctatttttaaaaaagaaattggatCCCTGCTATTTCCATCTCCTACCCTTGCAGCTCTCCTCCAACAGGATTGGTTGCAATTGAACCCTCTCTAAAGGTTTGGATTTGCTTATCTTGCTGCTGTTGaggcttttctttgttttttgaaatgTCCGTTACCCTGCAGAttgaaatcaaacaaaattttaaaatacatggCCACATTAGTGGCAGAGAAAGGCTCTTTCTTCATGGTTGCCTTGTTCCTATAAGTCCAAATAGACCATAAAATAGAGACAAAAGACAATGAGAAGTACTTTAAGTTCTCTAAATTGCCCTGATTTCTCTACTTCCATGCTTGAATTAAGTAAGGTTGAATGAAATTAGTTCTAATGGACAGATCAAACCAAACCAGATTTCTCTagatgacaagaaaaaaaattaggtctAAGGTTTCTGCATCTTTGACACAGGAAAAAAGTCCCCACaagaagaaaattcaataaaatcctCCAAAGaataacaataattttagaAGGTGATTGTAACCTACAAAATGGTTCCAATATGCTCAAGGTCTTCACTTATGGTTATGCTAGCGAGATCAAAAAAGTACCTGCTGGCATGGTTTCTTCAATTTCTGCTATGCAACAGCCATTATCcttttcaactaaataagcCCCAAAATTGGAATGAAGCCTTATGAGCTTGTCAGCAACACAAACatgaatttgtaaaattctctcaaaatcattttggctatagagttttcaaaaaaattcagaatTCCACCTGGGCTGAAAGTATCTTTGACTAGCACATCTACCACAATATTTACAGAGCCTAGACAGTTTTGGAGGgacatgcaaaaaaattggaaCCATATGTATGTACTTGGATGTCTTTAAAGGTATATTATCAATTTACTATGAGATGTAATAAATCAGGctaaaatgacaaaacaatGAGGAAAATGTGACAAAACTTAAATTGTAGATGTAATGCATCAAAATGACAACAACAAGTAGAGCAGGGTTTACAAATCTACGCAGACTACCTTCTCACATTTTCAATCTTGTTAAATACTTGCTTTCCTGCTTGGGTCTAATTAATATAAGGATGAACATGTGAAATGGGCATGGGTGGATGGCCTTGGTCATGATCTGAAATGGGCCTAGAAAATTTCAAGAACAGAACAATAATCATATGCCAAACACTTCCATAATTAAAGAGCGATTATAAAATGAGTATTAATGTATTAATATCACAAATCAATGAGGTTATTATATTATAGATGAAGGAGGCAATGCATGTGATAGGCTACAGCACCCTTTCCATTCGAACTTGACATTACATATACTTTGTTAAGCTCCAAAATGTCTGGGGaggaagaaatagaaaaaaaaaaaatctagctaacaaaatgcaaaggaaaaagatgTCTTTTTAAGATGAGATTGGCAACAAAAGCttccattttttatgtttactGGCTTTCGATCACATTATTTCTTCTACTTTTAAAACACCAACAAAAGCATTTTCTTACCGTTTTTTGTTGTCAAATTGCTAGGAGTCTCATTGACAACTCTACTCAAACATGTGGTGGgcaatccattaaaaaaatgtacactaaaagaaaaagaaaatgcagaAACCAATAGAGGAAAGACAGTGACTTACTGAAAAGTTGATTAACCATCAGGGTTACGTTCATTAGATTCTTCACAATCGCTGAACTCCTCATCACAGTCCTTGTACTCACTTGACTCCTCAGAATCAGAGTCATCACAGTCCTTGTACTCACTTAACTCAGAATCAGAGTTACCATTGGTTTCTGTGTGCCTTTTAATCCTTTTTGAGCTTCCTTCTCCACTGGGTCCAGCCCCATTGTAATCATCACGACTGCTCTTGACTTCCTTGTACATCATACGGAACCCCCATTTTTTTATCTCGAATTCGCACGCTTCAATTTTAATTCTAATCTGACTGAATCCATTCCCATCACCTTCCCACATTAATTTATTTGGTTCCTCGTCGAAGAATTGAGGAGTCGCATAGACTAGACAAAGGAGATCTGATGAAACGCAACAATGTGTGTCATAGTAACCAAtacaaatttcttttccattggctatcaacaaaaatgaaaaaatgggaGCAAGATCATGCTGCTCATGcgtacaaaacacaaaacaaaaagcaaTTCCCACGTTCTTACACAAATGAGAAGGTATTTTTATTTCCACTTCATCCCCCATGCTTTGGTGGCTAAACCACTCAGGAATTTCACttccaggaaaaaaaatttcatattccTTTTTTAGGAAtttgagaggaagagagggagagagcttgAGGGACTTTTCTATCCCTGAGATAAACCTGTCTATGCAGCTTTGATTGTCAGCCAATTTAGAGCAATTATGAAGATAGAGAGATGGTTCCAATGCATCGCTTTGTTTTAATGGATCTGGTAACATTTCCAGTGAGATACAACCTTCTGCCTCGACGAATTCAACATTCAATGGAAGCTTTGGCAATGATCGAAGACTTGTGCAATTATTCAAGTGCATCCATTTCAATTTCGAAAGTTGAATGATGCTTTCCGGAAGGCAATCAAAATCATTTCCATCTAGAACCAACCATTCCAAAGAGACTAAGGAACCAATATCATTAGGGATTGCCTTGAGATTGCAGTCACTTAAAAGCAAGCGGGTCAAAGAAGGCGCAGGTGCAAGAGATAGAGAAGAGAATAGCAAGTCGATGGGATGAGGACTTGTTGGCATTGATAACCCCTTACATTCAGTCAATGTTAGGGAATGAAGATGTTTTAAGAGACCAATGGAAGAAGGGACCTCTCTTATACCAGTTTCCCACAAATCCAACTTCTCTAGACTTTCGGCATTCCCTAGGTTCTCTGGCAGTCTATCCAGTTTTGTGCAAAACTGAAGACAGACTTTTCTAACcaactttaaattaaaaatggtATTAGGTAAATGCACAAGATTTTTGCAACTATTTACACTCAACTCAACAAGGCCAGTCAAATGCTCAATCGACGTGGGTAGTGTTGTAATTGCAGTAGAACCTAAATAAATGATGCGTACACTATTCATGTTTCTCCCGAATTCTGGAATTTCTGTTATTTTTGAGCACTCATTAAGATTAAGTTCCTCAAGGCGCTCTATTTCAAACTTGCTTGGAAGACTTGTGAGGTTCTCGCACCGTTGTAAATCAAGAATGGTAAGCTTTTTATGAATTCCAATTGATGGGTGAATCCTACGTAAATTTATACAACTTTTAAGAACCAAACTCTCAAGATTTGGGACTTCAATGATGTCTGGGGCTTCAATAAGTTTTAGAGATTCACTCAGATTCATGAATTTCAAATTCTCAAAactctgtttaaaaaaaaaaaaaaaaaatgagagtaaAACAATTAGCTTCTACAAACaaacttattataaaaaaagtagTATAAGGGTACCTAAATTACCTTTAATCGGGAACTTGATGTCAACGATTTTGAAGGGTACCCTTTCCAATCAAGAATTCTTAAGCTATTAGGAAGATGTTTGAGATCATGCATAAGTTGAACACCACAAATTTTAAGCAATTTTAGATATCGCATCTTTGAAAAGGCCTCAGGATCCCAATCTACATTTTTTGGTTCATGCATCTCTAGTACTatatattgaattttctctgttccctaataataaaaacaagagGGATTAGTATAAAATGTATAATTACTAGactaatataatttaaactccattattatttataaaaaaaaaaatcttgaataaTATAATAAGATATATGCTTATTAGTTTCTTTCAATAACCCCTTACCGTATTTTCTGTCAGCACATTGTTGATGTCGTCAAATGACCACAATCTACTACATTCCTCAGGAAGATATTTGCACACTGAACGAACTATATCTCGACCCATTTCTTGTAGtaaatcatgcatccacaaTTGATTTTCATGCAATTTAATGAGAGACTTATCAATAAGATCCTCCAGTCCAATTCCAGCATGAAGCCCAAGATAGTCTAGTATTTTTTTGACGTTATTTTGATCAttgtgattaaaaaaacatgcaatatttaagaaaatatcCTTCTCTGTTTGATCTAGTCCATCAAAACTTATTTGAAGCACATCGAAAATTGTTCTTTCACCAACTTCGTTGAGCTTACCCAGTTTACTTTCCCATACTTCAATGCTTTTTTTGAACAAGGAAGAACCCAAAACTTCAAGGGCCAAAGGAAGCCCCTTACAATAATCTACAAAAGCTTGAGATAGCTTTCCATAATCGTCAGTTGGATGGTCCATTTTAAAAGCTTTCAAACTAAAAAGTTGAAGAGCTTCCTCATGATTCAAGACTTCAGCCTCATATATTTCTTCTTCACACAACCCCAACAAATGCCTATCTCTTGTTGTTATCATAATTCTACTACCTGAACCAAACCAACAACGCTCCCCAGCTAAGTTTTCCAAATGTTTTAAATCAGTTACGtcatcaagaacaagaagaatctTTCTTTTACATAACCTACTTTTTATCATGAGAACTCCATCATGAACATTGTCTACCTCCAAATCTCTATACTTCAAAAGTTTCCTCAAAAGTATTTGTTGTATCTTATGTAAACCATGTTTTTTAGATTCTTCCCTAATATTTTCGATAAAACAGCAAGCATCAAATTTATTGTAAACCATTCTATAAACAACTCCTGCAAGAGTTGTCTTACCCATTCCTCCTGTCCCCCAA is part of the Quercus robur chromosome 9, dhQueRobu3.1, whole genome shotgun sequence genome and harbors:
- the LOC126700433 gene encoding disease resistance protein RUN1-like → MASTSSETPSSPGWKFDVFLSFRGEDTRHGFTDNLYEAFISKGIEAFRDNEKLQLGQEIASELIQAIENSQYAIVVFSEKYADSRWCLDELVEIVECKKNKGLKEVVPVFYHVDPSDVRKQTGPFEKDFDEHQRNDRIDREKIQKWKDAMREVGHLKGEHILPHQTYEAKSIQDIVEVIFNKLHDTFLELTKGLIGMESRVETLKSYLAIESNDVRMIGIWGTGGMGKTTLAGVVYRMVYNKFDACCFIENIREESKKHGLHKIQQILLRKLLKYRDLEVDNVHDGVLMIKSRLCKRKILLVLDDVTDLKHLENLAGERCWFGSGSRIMITTRDRHLLGLCEEEIYEAEVLNHEEALQLFSLKAFKMDHPTDDYGKLSQAFVDYCKGLPLALEVLGSSLFKKSIEVWESKLGKLNEVGERTIFDVLQISFDGLDQTEKDIFLNIACFFNHNDQNNVKKILDYLGLHAGIGLEDLIDKSLIKLHENQLWMHDLLQEMGRDIVRSVCKYLPEECSRLWSFDDINNVLTENTGTEKIQYIVLEMHEPKNVDWDPEAFSKMRYLKLLKICGVQLMHDLKHLPNSLRILDWKGYPSKSLTSSSRLKSFENLKFMNLSESLKLIEAPDIIEVPNLESLVLKSCINLRRIHPSIGIHKKLTILDLQRCENLTSLPSKFEIERLEELNLNECSKITEIPEFGRNMNSVRIIYLGSTAITTLPTSIEHLTGLVELSVNSCKNLVHLPNTIFNLKLVRKVCLQFCTKLDRLPENLGNAESLEKLDLWETGIREVPSSIGLLKHLHSLTLTECKGLSMPTSPHPIDLLFSSLSLAPAPSLTRLLLSDCNLKAIPNDIGSLVSLEWLVLDGNDFDCLPESIIQLSKLKWMHLNNCTSLRSLPKLPLNVEFVEAEGCISLEMLPDPLKQSDALEPSLYLHNCSKLADNQSCIDRFISGIEKSLKLSPSLPLKFLKKEYEIFFPGSEIPEWFSHQSMGDEVEIKIPSHLCKNVGIAFCFVFCTHEQHDLAPIFSFLLIANGKEICIGYYDTHCCVSSDLLCLVYATPQFFDEEPNKLMWEGDGNGFSQIRIKIEACEFEIKKWGFRMMYKEVKSSRDDYNGAGPSGEGSSKRIKRHTETNGNSDSELSEYKDCDDSDSEESSEYKDCDEEFSDCEESNERNPDG